The following coding sequences are from one Coffea arabica cultivar ET-39 chromosome 11e, Coffea Arabica ET-39 HiFi, whole genome shotgun sequence window:
- the LOC113717661 gene encoding anthocyanidin 3-O-glucosyltransferase 2-like: MEKAELIFVPWPLMGHLAQQVELAKLLINRDKKFTITVLISRLPASLDPITNKLIDSLVASSTTEALQFFQLPPTDPTPEWSSLSRGYFIQKQLDSQKPHVKKFIQQRQTDESSSSKLVGVVVDMFSTSMIDVADEFGIPSYVFFTSSAAFLGLMLHFQSLQDEYNQDVSEFSNSKTSLSFPGFANPIPPSVLPIVLVDKPLWIHRFLLCARGCRKAKGILINTFTELEPYAVDSFNLSESSPEILPVGPILNRVQYISRDVQSGIMEWLDGQPPGSVIYISFGSLGSLQIDQVKELANGLERSGYRFLWCLRRPPPKNTIVDFPSEYENYRDVLPEGFLDRIANIGKVVGWVPQLAVLSHAAVGGFISHCGWNSTLESIWCGVPLATWPLEFEQQLNAFQLVVELELSVEITLDYSSMDKNQALVRAEQIETGIRKVMESDSEVRKKVKEFSDKSRRSMKQGGSSHESLGSLISKMLHNS; this comes from the coding sequence ATGGAGAAAGCAGAATTGATTTTCGTCCCCTGGCCATTGATGGGCCATTTGGCTCAGCAGGTGGAGCTTGCCAAGCTGCTAATCAATCGAGACAAGAAGTTTACCATCACAGTCCTAATCTCCAGGCTCCCTGCTTCCCTTGATCCCATCACCAATAAACTGATAGACTCTCTTGTTGCTTCCTCCACCACAGAAGCCCTTCAATTCTTTCAGCTTCCTCCGACAGATCCCACCCCTGAATGGAGTTCCCTCAGCCGAGGGTATTTCATCCAGAAGCAACTGGATAGTCAGAAGCCTCATGTCAAGAAATTCATCCAACAGCGCCAAACTGACGAATCAAGCAGTTCAAAACTTGTTGGAGTAGTTGTCGACATGTTTTCTACCAGCATGATTGATGTAGCTGATGAATTTGGGATTCCTAGCTATGTTTTCTTCACGTCAAGTGCAGCATTTCTCGGCCTCATGCTCCATTTTCAAAGCCTCCAAGATGAATACAACCAGGATGTTTCTGAGTTCTCAAACTCAAAAACTTCTCTTTCCTTCCCAGGTTTTGCTAATCCAATTCCACCGTCAGTCTTGCCTATCGTCTTAGTGGACAAACCTCTCTGGATACATAGATTCCTACTATGTGCTCGTGGATGCAGAAAGGCCAAGGGAATCCTGATCAACACATTCACTGAGCTAGAACCATATGCGGTCGATTCCTTCAACCTATCAGAATCCTCACCAGAAATCCTCCCAGTAGGACCAATTCTGAACCGGGTACAATACATATCCCGTGATGTACAATCAGGAATCATGGAATGGTTGGATGGCCAGCCTCCAGGCTCAGTAATTTACATCAGCTTTGGCAGCCTGGGAAGCCTACAGATCGACCAAGTGAAAGAACTAGCAAATGGGCTTGAACGCAGTGGATACAGGTTCTTATGGTGCCTGCGTCGTCCCCCTCCTAAGAACACCATTGTTGATTTCCCAAGTGAGTATGAGAATTACAGAGATGTTTTGCCTGAAGGCTTTCTGGATCGAATAGCAAATATTGGAAAAGTTGTCGGTTGGGTTCCACAGTTAGCTGTACTGTCACATGCTGCAGTGGGAGGATTTATATCACACTGTGGCTGGAATTCGACACTGGAGAGCATCTGGTGTGGGGTGCCCCTGGCAACATGGCCTTTAGAGTTCGAACAACAGTTGAATGCATTTCAATTGGTGGTGGAACTGGAATTGTCTGTGGAAATCACATTGGATTATTCATCAATGGACAAAAATCAGGCTTTGGTTAGAGCTGAGCAGATAGAAACAGGAATAAGGAAGGTGATGGAAAGTGACAGTGAAGTGAGGAAGAAAGTTAAAGAATTCAGTGATAAGAGTAGGAGAAGCATGAAACAAGGAGGTTCGTCACATGAATCTCTTGGAAGCCTGATCAGTAAGATGTTGCATAATAGTTGA